One window of the Gloeocapsa sp. PCC 73106 genome contains the following:
- a CDS encoding Na+/proline symporter — translation MHPLDYFIVFIYLVITLLIGLIPAWQKRNSVETLDEFHLGDFPWWALGASGMASNVDIAGTMVIAALVYSLGTRGFFIEIRGGIVLIMAFLMVFMGKWTRRSQVMTTAEWMRFRFGEGKEGNLARIISAISNIVFSIGAMSYFSIGGGKFIGYLMGISDRLASILLVILAAVYTVASGFSGVIWTDVFQALLILVAVVYICGLAWTKVDLPESFTVSLPNGKDFILKEWNFADWSTLLPPLKMDIPGDYAIFNLFGGVILFYLLKTAIEGCSGTGGYIAQRYFAARSELDTGLLSLFWIVSMAFRWPLITGFAVLGIHYSLTQNAPIPDAELILPIVITNYVPMGLRGLMVACFMAAAMSTFSSIINASAAYWTKDIYQAYLAPQASEANLVFQSRLASVLIVVVGLLFSFNLSNINDIWGWLSLGLGVGLAIPLLLRWYWWRFNGYGFAWGTLAGMVTAIATKILINNSQNQEYILFFVPGICALLGCLIGTYTTPETPSDVVKHFYAVTQPFGFWGKYSKGITSEHKRDILATFVAVPWQLSLFLLGVMVIMKNWENVKILALALWLLSIALYFTWFRHLKSQERGK, via the coding sequence ATGCACCCTCTCGATTATTTTATTGTCTTTATCTATCTTGTTATCACTTTGTTGATTGGATTAATTCCCGCTTGGCAAAAGCGAAACTCTGTAGAAACTTTAGATGAGTTCCATCTGGGGGATTTCCCCTGGTGGGCGTTGGGTGCTTCGGGAATGGCGTCAAATGTAGATATCGCCGGAACGATGGTAATTGCAGCTCTGGTCTATTCTTTGGGGACTCGGGGCTTTTTTATCGAAATTAGGGGCGGAATTGTCCTAATTATGGCTTTTTTGATGGTATTCATGGGTAAGTGGACCAGGCGATCGCAGGTTATGACTACAGCCGAATGGATGCGGTTTCGCTTTGGTGAAGGAAAAGAGGGCAATCTCGCTCGTATTATTAGTGCTATTTCTAATATTGTTTTTTCTATCGGTGCGATGAGTTACTTTTCCATTGGAGGAGGTAAATTCATTGGCTATTTAATGGGAATTAGCGATCGCCTGGCTTCTATTTTGTTGGTAATTTTAGCCGCTGTCTACACCGTAGCTAGTGGTTTTAGCGGCGTGATTTGGACGGATGTGTTTCAAGCTTTGCTGATTCTCGTAGCAGTTGTCTATATCTGCGGTTTAGCTTGGACAAAGGTCGATTTACCAGAATCTTTTACTGTATCTCTTCCTAATGGTAAAGATTTCATACTCAAGGAGTGGAACTTTGCTGATTGGAGTACTCTGTTACCACCCCTTAAAATGGATATACCGGGAGACTATGCTATCTTTAATCTCTTCGGTGGGGTGATTCTATTTTATCTCCTGAAAACGGCGATCGAAGGTTGTAGCGGTACGGGAGGATATATAGCGCAGCGTTACTTTGCCGCCAGAAGCGAACTAGATACGGGTTTATTATCCCTTTTTTGGATCGTTTCTATGGCTTTCCGTTGGCCTCTAATTACGGGATTTGCTGTTTTGGGAATTCACTACAGTTTGACTCAAAATGCTCCCATTCCTGACGCTGAACTAATTTTACCTATTGTGATTACTAACTATGTTCCCATGGGCTTGAGGGGATTGATGGTGGCTTGTTTTATGGCTGCGGCAATGTCTACTTTTTCTTCAATTATCAACGCTAGTGCGGCCTATTGGACTAAGGACATTTATCAAGCTTATCTCGCACCCCAAGCTTCAGAAGCAAATTTGGTTTTTCAGAGTCGACTGGCTTCGGTGTTAATTGTGGTGGTAGGTTTATTGTTCAGCTTTAATTTGAGCAATATTAATGACATTTGGGGCTGGTTATCTCTGGGATTGGGGGTAGGGTTGGCGATTCCTTTGCTTTTGCGCTGGTATTGGTGGCGGTTTAATGGTTATGGTTTTGCTTGGGGAACTTTGGCGGGAATGGTGACGGCGATCGCTACTAAAATACTTATTAATAACTCTCAAAATCAAGAATATATTCTCTTTTTTGTTCCCGGTATTTGCGCTTTGTTGGGCTGTTTAATTGGTACTTATACAACTCCAGAAACACCCTCAGATGTGGTCAAACATTTTTATGCTGTTACCCAACCCTTCGGCTTTTGGGGCAAATATAGTAAAGGAATAACCTCAGAACATAAACGCGATATCCTAGCTACATTCGTTGCTGTACCTTGGCAGTTATCTCTGTTTTTACTAGGGGTAATGGTGATTATGAAGAACTGGGAAAATGTTAAAATATTAGCATTAGCTTTGTGGCTCTTATCCATCGCGCTTTACTTTACTTGGTTTCGTCATTTAAAATCTCAAGAACGGGGAAAATAG